From the genome of Delphinus delphis chromosome 8, mDelDel1.2, whole genome shotgun sequence, one region includes:
- the B3GAT1 gene encoding galactosylgalactosylxylosylprotein 3-beta-glucuronosyltransferase 1 isoform X1, translating into MGNEELWAQPALEMPKRRDILAIFLIVLPWTLLVTVWHQSTIAPLLTAHKDDGSDPRREAPPGVDPREYCMSDRDIVEVVRTEYVYTRPPPWSDTLPTIHVVTPTYSRPVQKAELTRLANTLLHVPNLHWLVVEDAPRRTPLTARLLRDTGLNYTHLHVETPRNYKLRGDARDPRIPRGTMQRNLALRWLRETFPRNSSQPGVVYFADDDNTYSLEVFEEMRSTRRVSVWPVAFVGGLRYEAPRVNGAGKVVGWKTVFDPHRPFAIDMAGFAVNLRLILQRSQAYFKLRGVKGGYQESSLLRELVTLGDLEPKAANCTKILVWHTRTEKPVLVNEGKKGFTDPMVEI; encoded by the exons ATGG GTAACGAGGAGCTGTGGGCCCAGCCAGCCTTGGAGATGCCGAAGAGACGGGACATCCTTGCGATTTTCCTCATCGTGCTGCCTTGGACGCTGCTGGTCACCGTGTGGCACCAGAGCACCATCGCGCCCCTGCTCACCGCACACAAGG ATGACGGCAGCGATCCCCGACGCGAGGCGCCACCCGGCGTGGACCCCAGGGAGTACTGCATGTCCGACCGCGACATCGTGGAGGTGGTGCGCACCGAGTACGTGTACACGCGGCCCCCGCCCTGGTCCGACACGCTGCCCACCATCCACGTGGTGACGCCCACCTACAGCCGCCCAGTACAGAAGGCTGAGCTGACGCGCTTGGCCAACACACTGCTGCACGTGCCCAACCTGCACTGGCTGGTGGTGGAGGACGCACCGCGCCGCACGCCGCTGACCGCGCGCCTCCTGCGCGACACCGGCCTCAACTACACGCACCTGCACGTGGAGACGCCGCGCAACTACAAGCTGCGCGGGGACGCGCGCGACCCGCGCATCCCGCGGGGCACCATGCAGCGCAACCTGGCCCTGCGCTGGCTGCGTGAGACCTTCCCGCGCAACTCCAGCCAGCCCGGCGTCGTGTACTTCGCGGACGACGACAACACCTACAGCTTGGAGGTTTTCGAGGAG ATGCGCAGCACCAGGCGGGTGTCCGTGTGGCCCGTAGCCTTCGTCGGCGGCCTTCGGTACGAGGCCCCGAGGGTCAATGGGGCCGGGAAGGTGGTCGGCTGGAAGACTGTGTTCGACCCCCACCGGCCGTTTGCAATAGACATGGCGGGGTTTGCGGTCAACCTGCGGCTCATTCTGCAGCGAAGCCAGGCCTACTTCAAGCTCCGCGGCGTGAAGGGAGGCTACCAGGAAAGCAGCCTCCTGCGAGAACTTGTCACCCTTGGTGACCTGGAGCCCAAGGCGGCCAACTGCACCAAG ATCCTGGTCTGGCACACACGGACTGAGAAGCCGGTGCTGGTGAACGAGGGGAAAAAAGGCTTCACTGACCCCATGGTGGAGATCTGA
- the B3GAT1 gene encoding galactosylgalactosylxylosylprotein 3-beta-glucuronosyltransferase 1 isoform X2 — protein MPKRRDILAIFLIVLPWTLLVTVWHQSTIAPLLTAHKDDGSDPRREAPPGVDPREYCMSDRDIVEVVRTEYVYTRPPPWSDTLPTIHVVTPTYSRPVQKAELTRLANTLLHVPNLHWLVVEDAPRRTPLTARLLRDTGLNYTHLHVETPRNYKLRGDARDPRIPRGTMQRNLALRWLRETFPRNSSQPGVVYFADDDNTYSLEVFEEMRSTRRVSVWPVAFVGGLRYEAPRVNGAGKVVGWKTVFDPHRPFAIDMAGFAVNLRLILQRSQAYFKLRGVKGGYQESSLLRELVTLGDLEPKAANCTKILVWHTRTEKPVLVNEGKKGFTDPMVEI, from the exons ATGCCGAAGAGACGGGACATCCTTGCGATTTTCCTCATCGTGCTGCCTTGGACGCTGCTGGTCACCGTGTGGCACCAGAGCACCATCGCGCCCCTGCTCACCGCACACAAGG ATGACGGCAGCGATCCCCGACGCGAGGCGCCACCCGGCGTGGACCCCAGGGAGTACTGCATGTCCGACCGCGACATCGTGGAGGTGGTGCGCACCGAGTACGTGTACACGCGGCCCCCGCCCTGGTCCGACACGCTGCCCACCATCCACGTGGTGACGCCCACCTACAGCCGCCCAGTACAGAAGGCTGAGCTGACGCGCTTGGCCAACACACTGCTGCACGTGCCCAACCTGCACTGGCTGGTGGTGGAGGACGCACCGCGCCGCACGCCGCTGACCGCGCGCCTCCTGCGCGACACCGGCCTCAACTACACGCACCTGCACGTGGAGACGCCGCGCAACTACAAGCTGCGCGGGGACGCGCGCGACCCGCGCATCCCGCGGGGCACCATGCAGCGCAACCTGGCCCTGCGCTGGCTGCGTGAGACCTTCCCGCGCAACTCCAGCCAGCCCGGCGTCGTGTACTTCGCGGACGACGACAACACCTACAGCTTGGAGGTTTTCGAGGAG ATGCGCAGCACCAGGCGGGTGTCCGTGTGGCCCGTAGCCTTCGTCGGCGGCCTTCGGTACGAGGCCCCGAGGGTCAATGGGGCCGGGAAGGTGGTCGGCTGGAAGACTGTGTTCGACCCCCACCGGCCGTTTGCAATAGACATGGCGGGGTTTGCGGTCAACCTGCGGCTCATTCTGCAGCGAAGCCAGGCCTACTTCAAGCTCCGCGGCGTGAAGGGAGGCTACCAGGAAAGCAGCCTCCTGCGAGAACTTGTCACCCTTGGTGACCTGGAGCCCAAGGCGGCCAACTGCACCAAG ATCCTGGTCTGGCACACACGGACTGAGAAGCCGGTGCTGGTGAACGAGGGGAAAAAAGGCTTCACTGACCCCATGGTGGAGATCTGA